In the genome of Thermodesulfovibrionales bacterium, the window ATCGCTTCGACAATACAGAGGACCTGGCCTTTCTTCACTCTGGCACCGTTGTCGACGAATTGCGGCGCATCAGGGGCCGGTGAGCGGTAGAACGTCCCGACGATGGGGGAGGTAATGGTCACGAGTCTCTGGACGTCCTCCTCGACCTCTCCCGGCTTCTCCTGGGACACCGGTATCTTCGTCTGCACCTCCAGGGAAGGAAACGCCTGCCTCCGTATCTTGACCTTTGTCCCGTCCTTCTCCACCTGGAGTTCGGTTATGTCCGTCTCCTTCAGAAGGGATATCAGTTCTCTGAGGTCTTCAAGCTCCATCACTTGACCCTTTCGATATATTCTGACGTCCGTGTATCGATTTTCAGTCTGTCCCCTTCGCTGATATGGAAGGGGACCTTTACCACAGCACCCGTCTCGAGTGTCGCCGGTTTCGTTCCTCCCGATGCAGTGTCACCCTTGAAACCGGGATCGGTCTTTACGACTACAAGTTCCACAAAAGTCGGCAGTTCAACCGTAAGGGGTTCTCCCTTATAGTCGAGAACCTTGACCGTCATGTTCTCCTTCAGAAATTTCTTCACGTCTCCAAGCTGGGCCTCGGTGAGGGGGACCTGTTCGAAGGTCTCCGTATCCATAAAGAAATGCATATCCCCCTCCGCATAGAGGTATTGCATAGCCTTCTCTTCGAGCTGGGGTGTCTCGAATTTTTCACCGGACCTAAAGGTATCCTCCAGCACGCTTCCTGTTCTCATGCTCTTCAGTTTCGTCCTGATGATCGCCCCGCCTCTTCCCATCTTAACATGCTGAAAGTCCACAATCTCAAAAGGCTCTCCCTTATACTCTATCTTGGCACCTTTCCTGAATTCGTTCGTCGATAGCAATGCAATCTCCTTTCTTAGGCAATAATCTCGAGATTCTTCGGCAGGGTGGTCAACACCTCACAGCCGGCAGACCGCACGAGTACCATGTCCTCGATCCTCACCCCTCCAAGCCCCGGCAGGTATATCCCCGGTTCGACAGTGAAGACCATGTGCTCCTGCACCACGGTCCTCTTCGTCCAGGTTATCCGGGGCAGTTCATGAACCTCAAGGCCAACTCCGTGACCCGTACCGTGACCGAAATACTCCCCATATCCGGCGTTCCCGATACTCTCCCGCGCCGTACCGTCTATGATCTTCCCTTGTTCGCCCGGACTGACAGAGGAGATTGCGTCTCTGTTCGCCTTAAGGACGGCCTCATATATCCCTTTCTTCCTCGTCATGTCTCCGCCTCTCAGAAGCAGCGTCCTCGTCATGTCAGAGACATACCCCTCCGCCTCTCCTCCCCAGTCGACAACAACGAGGTCTCCCGGCGAGAGCCTCTTTTCCGTCGCCTTCGCATGCGGCATCGCCGCATTGTCTCCGGACGCCACTATTATATCAAAAGGGATGCGATTACAACCTCTTTTTTTTAGCCTCTCCTCGAGCATTCCGGCGATCTCAAGCTCACTCCTCCCTGCTCTTATCCGGGGCTTAATGTCACGAAACGCATCTTCGGCACGCCGGACGGCTTGCCGAATAAGGGCTATCTCATCAGCATCCTTCACCGCCCTCAATCCTTCCACGAGACCCCTTAGGGGCTTGAGGCCGGCACCGATCCGGGAAAGGGCGGAAAAGACCTCATACGACACGGAAGATTCGAAGCCGAGCATGCCGACGCCGAGCGACCTGAGGAGCTTTCTTATCGTCCCGAACCGGTTTCCCTTCTCGATTACAATTTCCCATGCAACAGATGATCGGGATGTCGCGCCTCCCCTGCTGTCCTTCTTCGATAATTCCCGTTCAGCCTCCTCCCGATATCTGAAATCCGTCACGAAGACGGCATCCCGTTTCGTTATGAGAATGAAGCCCGACGTGCCTCTGAAGCCGGAGAGATACCGGATATTGATGAGGTCGGTTACGAGGAATCCATCGACTCCTCTATTCCGGATGGAATCCCGTACCCGTGCGATGCGGAGCGGATACCCGGTGATAATCGCGCTACCTCTGAGAAATGATATTTTTTGCGGCTATGAGTGCAAGGATATAGCTTTCTGCGCCAAAGCCGATGATCTGGCCCCGCGACACCTCCGCGGTGTAAGACTTTCTTCTGAATTCCTCTCTTTCGTGAATATTCGAAATATGCACTTCTATGGCAGGCTTCCCGACGGAAGCGATTGCGTCTCGGATGGCTATGCTCGTGTGCGTGTAGGCTGCCGGATTGATGATGAGGAGATCATAATCGTTCTTCTGTATCGTGTCGATGATCCCTGATTCACTGTTGGATTGGATGACGGTCAGATCCATTCCCAGTTCCGCGGCCTTCTCTTTCATTCTGGCGTTGATTTCCGAGAGAGTCAGGGTACCGTAAATATCGGGTTCCCTTTTCCCGAGCAGGTTCAGATTCGGACCGTGTATAACTAAAACCTTCATATGCGCAAGATGAAAATCAGCCTGTCGGGACAGGAGACCTCAGAAATTCTACGCCAGTTCAGGCCGGACCGTGTTCTTTCATATCCCGGCGCCTGTCGCCGTATTCTCGTGCCCGACGTCAATCCTCTGCCGTCAGAATTCTCCCTCGATCTTCGGGATCGTTGTTCGGAGGATAAACCTGCCCTTTCCATAGTTTCCATCGGGAGTGATGATGAGGGCGAGGTAGTATTCCGCATTGATCCGGCGCATGACGATACCGCATCTATCAGAGATAATCGAAAATTCCCGTGCTTTGCCAAGACCGAGGTCCTCTGCTGCAAGGTTAATATCTTTAATCATCGCGGAGGACTCGGCCCCGAGTTCATCAAGGCTGAGAAGTTTCTGGACGGTGTATTCTTCCACCGGAATACCGTCGGAACCGATTATGGCTGCGGATGCGGCACCGTCGACCTTTTCGACAATTTCCTTAAGGACAGGCAAAAAACTCATCTCTCCTCGGTTCCGAGTAACTGGTTAATTGATTCATCGAGCCGTTGAGGCCCGTCACAGGGCAGATGCCTTGCAGACAGACCAACGAACTCTCTATTCGGAAGATGCGCTAAACCTTCTCTTTATCCCTTCGCGGAAAGCCTCCAGTCTCGCTATCATGAGCTCTTCGCCTTTTCCGATCAGTTTCAGAAAAGCCCTGAGCTCAGCGACCCGCTGGAGAAGGTCTCTGTTTTCGGGGTAACGTGTGAGCAGTCCCCTGTAGAGATTAATCGCTTCGGAATAGTCGCCGCTGGTGATAAGGGAATCAGCAGCTTCGATCTCCGCCCTCATGGCGGCATAGCTGCCTTCGCCAGAGGGAGGAACTTCTCCAGAGACGCCCGCCGGATGCACTGGCTCCGGGGAATCAGCCCCGATAACAAAGACTCCTGCCTCCGGCTCATCTTCAAGCTGCTGGGAAAGGGACCTGCTGAATTCCTCAAATTCTTTTCCGAAATCCTCTGATTTCACGATCCCGGTAACTTCACCTTCAGGGAGTTCCGCCGCAAGAATGCCCTCCTCCATAATTTCCTCAGCCGTCTCTTCTCCTCCCGCCGCTTCAAGCAATGTTTCACGGGCCGCTGCGGCCTTGCCTTCAGGAGAAAGAGCGGAAGTCGCTCCCTCAGAGGGTATTGTTTCGAGGGTTTCGAGACAGGCCTGAGCATCTTCATCGAGGGGGTTCAGGACAAGCACCGTCCGGTATTCCGTTACGGCCTTCTCCGTCTCTCCCAGTTCCCGGTATATATCTGCAAGTTTTCTATGGGCAAAGAGATTGTCCGGTACCGACCGGATGACTTCCTCAAATTCGAGCTGGGCTTCGCTGAGCATGTTCTTCTCGAGATATATCCTTCCCAAGGCAACCCGCGCACTGGTATAGCCCGCATGCTGTTTCAGGCCGTTCAGAAGTACGGTAATAGCCTCATCCGGCATTCCCGACTTTCTGTATTCTTCGGCGAGGGGAAGGAAAAGCCGCGAATTCGGGTCCTTCTCAACTCTCTGGCGCAGTTTCTCTATCTCTTCGAGTGCCATATTCGTTTAATTTTTATAGAAATCGAGGGAAAAGTCAAGGAATAAATTTGAATAAATCCGAAATCCTATCGAGAAGGGCATCGGCAGCTTCATCTTTGGTCATAAGGGGCAGACTCGTCATGCCTTCCTTCCCGATAATCGTGATCTCGTTCGTGTCGACGTCGAAGCCCGAACCGGTAGAGAGCACGTTGTTAAATACCATGATATCAACGCCCTTTTTCCTGCCCTTATTCTCAGCCCGCTTCACGTGAGGCCCCGTTTCTGCCGAGAAGCCTACAAGAAGCGGTTTCCGGCGCATCGCACCGAGTTCTGAAAGGATATCCGGTGTCCTTCTGAGTTCGAGCTTCAGTCCATCGCTCTTTTCGATTTTTGTATCCCTTCTCCTGATGGGCGCAAAATCAGCAACCGCTGCAGCCATGACAAGGACATCGCAGCGCAGGTTCCCGAGGACCGCTTCTCTCAGTTCCGCTGCGGTCTCGACGAAAATCACCTCTGCCGATGCGGGAGGTTTGATCTGCGTCGGTCCGCTGATGAGTGTCACCTTCGCTCCTCTTCTCGCCGCCGCCCTCGCAACCGCATATCCCATTTTGCCCGACGACCTGTTAGAGATGAAGCGCACCGGGTCCACGTATTCTCGGGTCGGCCCGGAAGTCACGACAAATCTCTTACCGGAAAGGTCCTGCCTCGATAGGGCAGACTTTATCGTCTCGATTATTTCCGGGACCTCAGCCATCCTGCCGACGGCCTCTTCCCCGCAGGCCAGAATCCCCCGCTCGGGGCCGACCTGAAGGAATCCCCGTGATAGGAGATAATCGAGGTTCTTCCGGAAGATCGGGTTTTCGTACATCCTCCAGTTCATTGCCGGTGCGATGACTACGGGACCCTTGAATGAGAGCATGCAGGTGCTGAGGAGGTCATCGGCGATTCCCTGTGCGAATTTCCCTATGCTGTTTGCCGTCGCAGGAGCTACGACGAAAAGATCCGCATCAGCGGTAAGCGAGATATGGGACATCGGGTCGACATAGAGGTCGGAATGGACTCTATTCTGAGATGACACCTCGAGGGAAAGGGGCGTTATGAAATTCTTCGCGGCGGAGGTCATGACCACATGAACCGCTGCCCCTTCCTCGGTGAGCCTTCTCGCTAATTCAACTGCCTTATATACAGCGACACTTCCCGTGAGACCGAGGAGTATCTTCCTACTCTTCAGCACCGCTTTCATCCCCAAGGGCCTCGTAACTCTTCGGGGATTCCGATTCCTCTCCCTTCTCGACAAAGAGGTCCTCCAGGGCTTTCCTCTCGCCGGTCTCCCTTTCGTGCAGGTAGACCTTCAGGTCCTTCTCGAGTTCGGAAAGGTCTTCAGGTGCGCCTTCTCTCCGCTTCTCCTCCAGGTACTTCCGGTAATCGAATTTCTTCGCCTCCTGCTTCGCCTTCCTCGCCTCGTCGCCCACAAGGAACTCCAGAGAACCGCTCAGGGCTTCTTCGATCGCGACTGTCGTCACCTTCTTCGACCTGGTGGCGATCTTCGGTTTTACCCCGAGTGCCAGTTCCCTCGCCCTCTGCGCCGCGATCGTCGCAAGTCTAAATTTGCCGTCTATGAGCTTCTTTTCAATTTCAACCGGCAACGCGATAATATCCATATCTCCTCCTAAGCCATAACGTTTCTTATCCATTCAGGGTCTACCCTTTCCGTCTTAATCCTCTCGGCAATCACGACGGCCTTCAACTCCGTGAGAGCCTCGTCGAAGACATCGTTTACTATAACATAATCGTAATTTTTGTACTCCCCTATCTCCTGGACCGACCGCTTCATCCTCAGGGCTATCTCCTCGGGAGAATCGCTCATACGGCCCTCCAGCCTCGCCCGCAGTACATCGAGGGAAGGCGGAAGTATAAAAATATACACGCCGTTTTCATAACTCGCGCGGAAGTGGCGCGCGCCCTGCGTATCGATATCGAGGAGCACGTCGAGACCCTTTCCCATCATCTCGTAGAGGCGTTTTCTCGAAGTCCCGTAAAGGTTTCCGTGGACCTTTGCCCATTCGACGAA includes:
- a CDS encoding tetratricopeptide repeat protein; the protein is MALEEIEKLRQRVEKDPNSRLFLPLAEEYRKSGMPDEAITVLLNGLKQHAGYTSARVALGRIYLEKNMLSEAQLEFEEVIRSVPDNLFAHRKLADIYRELGETEKAVTEYRTVLVLNPLDEDAQACLETLETIPSEGATSALSPEGKAAAARETLLEAAGGEETAEEIMEEGILAAELPEGEVTGIVKSEDFGKEFEEFSRSLSQQLEDEPEAGVFVIGADSPEPVHPAGVSGEVPPSGEGSYAAMRAEIEAADSLITSGDYSEAINLYRGLLTRYPENRDLLQRVAELRAFLKLIGKGEELMIARLEAFREGIKRRFSASSE
- the aroQ gene encoding type II 3-dehydroquinate dehydratase, translated to MKVLVIHGPNLNLLGKREPDIYGTLTLSEINARMKEKAAELGMDLTVIQSNSESGIIDTIQKNDYDLLIINPAAYTHTSIAIRDAIASVGKPAIEVHISNIHEREEFRRKSYTAEVSRGQIIGFGAESYILALIAAKNIISQR
- the coaBC gene encoding bifunctional phosphopantothenoylcysteine decarboxylase/phosphopantothenate--cysteine ligase CoaBC; its protein translation is MLKSRKILLGLTGSVAVYKAVELARRLTEEGAAVHVVMTSAAKNFITPLSLEVSSQNRVHSDLYVDPMSHISLTADADLFVVAPATANSIGKFAQGIADDLLSTCMLSFKGPVVIAPAMNWRMYENPIFRKNLDYLLSRGFLQVGPERGILACGEEAVGRMAEVPEIIETIKSALSRQDLSGKRFVVTSGPTREYVDPVRFISNRSSGKMGYAVARAAARRGAKVTLISGPTQIKPPASAEVIFVETAAELREAVLGNLRCDVLVMAAAVADFAPIRRRDTKIEKSDGLKLELRRTPDILSELGAMRRKPLLVGFSAETGPHVKRAENKGRKKGVDIMVFNNVLSTGSGFDVDTNEITIIGKEGMTSLPLMTKDEAADALLDRISDLFKFIP
- the rpoZ gene encoding DNA-directed RNA polymerase subunit omega, with protein sequence MDIIALPVEIEKKLIDGKFRLATIAAQRARELALGVKPKIATRSKKVTTVAIEEALSGSLEFLVGDEARKAKQEAKKFDYRKYLEEKRREGAPEDLSELEKDLKVYLHERETGERKALEDLFVEKGEESESPKSYEALGDESGAEE
- a CDS encoding Xaa-Pro peptidase family protein; protein product: MSFLRGSAIITGYPLRIARVRDSIRNRGVDGFLVTDLINIRYLSGFRGTSGFILITKRDAVFVTDFRYREEAERELSKKDSRGGATSRSSVAWEIVIEKGNRFGTIRKLLRSLGVGMLGFESSVSYEVFSALSRIGAGLKPLRGLVEGLRAVKDADEIALIRQAVRRAEDAFRDIKPRIRAGRSELEIAGMLEERLKKRGCNRIPFDIIVASGDNAAMPHAKATEKRLSPGDLVVVDWGGEAEGYVSDMTRTLLLRGGDMTRKKGIYEAVLKANRDAISSVSPGEQGKIIDGTARESIGNAGYGEYFGHGTGHGVGLEVHELPRITWTKRTVVQEHMVFTVEPGIYLPGLGGVRIEDMVLVRSAGCEVLTTLPKNLEIIA
- the gmk gene encoding guanylate kinase, with product MIRKKSGNLFVVSAPSGAGKTTLCRQLISELPDIGHSVSYTTRFPRPREVSDRDYTFVDEGEFRKMIEDNEFVEWAKVHGNLYGTSRKRLYEMMGKGLDVLLDIDTQGARHFRASYENGVYIFILPPSLDVLRARLEGRMSDSPEEIALRMKRSVQEIGEYKNYDYVIVNDVFDEALTELKAVVIAERIKTERVDPEWIRNVMA
- the efp gene encoding elongation factor P, which gives rise to MLSTNEFRKGAKIEYKGEPFEIVDFQHVKMGRGGAIIRTKLKSMRTGSVLEDTFRSGEKFETPQLEEKAMQYLYAEGDMHFFMDTETFEQVPLTEAQLGDVKKFLKENMTVKVLDYKGEPLTVELPTFVELVVVKTDPGFKGDTASGGTKPATLETGAVVKVPFHISEGDRLKIDTRTSEYIERVK
- the accB gene encoding acetyl-CoA carboxylase biotin carboxyl carrier protein; its protein translation is MELEDLRELISLLKETDITELQVEKDGTKVKIRRQAFPSLEVQTKIPVSQEKPGEVEEDVQRLVTITSPIVGTFYRSPAPDAPQFVDNGARVKKGQVLCIVEAMKLMNEIESEVDGIIMRILVENGQPVEYGEPLFLIEPA